The genome window CTACTTAACGCGAGCAAAAAATGGTGAGTCGCATCCATTCTTCTCCAAGACCTCCTAGCTACCTTCATAGCGTATAGCTGTCTGAAGCCTGAGTGCTGTCCATTAGGCACGCGTAGGGCTTCTTGGTCGATAGCTTAGCGCCGTAGCGTAAATTATTGTTGTCCATGGCCTCCACAGCCCTTAGCCCAGCCCTACACCCTAAGACGAGCCATGGGCACGGGAGCCCATGGAACCTAATCGCCCCCTCCAACGTTAGCGGCGTCATTACCCGCCGCCACTAGCCCTCCTCATCCTTAGGGCTAGTACTGCTGTAGTGGCGGCCAGCACTACGGCCGCGCTGCCTGAAGCTATGCTGAACGCTCTCCACGTCTCCACCTCGCCCTTAGTTTTCATCAACTCCCCCTTGAGCTCGACTTCCGCTAAGGCCTTAGCCAGCAGCTTAGCGTTATATTTCATCATGTCCGTGACGTTACGCACTTCACGCTGTACCCACGGAAAATTAGTCAGCGCTACGTGAGCTGCGCCAACTTGCTTAGCTATACTTTCACCTAGTTCCACGCCGCTCTGCATGTTATCTATGATTAGAGCCGCTCTCCACATCGTGGCGTTGGCGACCGCGCTTTCACGCTCTCTAGGCGTAACCCTCTCCGGTGGACCGTATTCTGCTACTACTTTGAAGCCCAGGTACTCAACGAACGGCCTCTGCCACTTCATAACTACTACGGGCTTGTCCACGAAGCCGCTTTCCCTCGCAAACGACCTAAGCCACTCCTCAGTCCCGTTCACGGCTCTAAGGCAAGCCTTAAGCCTATCATCTACATTAAGGCCCACCTTTTCGCTAAGCGCCTTAGCGACATCTTTATAGCGACTCCTCAAACCCGCTGGGGTGTTCCACCCACCACGTACATGCACTAGCTCAGCCTTAGTGCCTGACGCCTCCATTAACGGTTCTACCCAAGGCTCTATTCCATGCACTAATATCAGGCTGGCCTTCCTAAACGCTTCAACGTCT of Candidatus Nezhaarchaeota archaeon contains these proteins:
- a CDS encoding formylmethanofuran dehydrogenase subunit E family protein, which translates into the protein MTPLTLEGAIRFHGLPCPWLVLGCRAGLRAVEAMDNNNLRYGAKLSTKKPYACLMDSTQASDSYTL
- a CDS encoding zinc ABC transporter substrate-binding protein; translated protein: MARGVGAGLLLIVLFTLMATHAPCAALAEDPASSSKPLVVATTSVLGSIVRDLAGDLVVVEVIASPAACPGHYDVKPGDVEAFRKASLILVHGIEPWVEPLMEASGTKAELVHVRGGWNTPAGLRSRYKDVAKALSEKVGLNVDDRLKACLRAVNGTEEWLRSFARESGFVDKPVVVMKWQRPFVEYLGFKVVAEYGPPERVTPRERESAVANATMWRAALIIDNMQSGVELGESIAKQVGAAHVALTNFPWVQREVRNVTDMMKYNAKLLAKALAEVELKGELMKTKGEVETWRAFSIASGSAAVVLAATTAVLALRMRRASGGG